One window from the genome of Nocardioides panaciterrulae encodes:
- a CDS encoding bifunctional YncE family protein/alkaline phosphatase family protein gives MHVTRQRRRVSEVRLGLFGRRTTRRVRILAAGTAAFALAGGGIAYATTGGFGDHQVGSQYADGLQISSDQVVKPLGERLMTPYGKFMGSTVSPDGRFLAATSTDRSVSLQVFDLSSYKLIWRGGTASGVDARLSDNTVGQEGPLYSPDGNFLWMPNSTGLTRFPVNDDGTLGAGTKVSIPTVDGKRALTAGLAYSPDGSTLYAAANGQNTVVAIDPAAGTIAKTWDVGIAPRQLRFVGTKLYVSDEGGRRALPGDQTQGSYGTEVPADPKLGTSTTGVLSTIDTADTSAPVGRIEVGLHPTSMYAKDGVLYVTNTNDDTVSVVDTTSDRVVQTIATQPWQGSKVGYEPDAVTVHDGRLLVSLGRANAIAVYKLGENALDPVSYVGLVPTDYYPEDVFGVGDQLVVTNRRGIDARGPLLTFDKGYGTEPATGHGTHGTTASLTRFTLPSDSEIKSTWTRTVFDQNGWGPADTDTKHANGQRASAVPVPRRIGDPSTIKHVFMVIKENRTYDQIHGDMPEGNGDASLAQFGEQVTPNIHALARQFGLYDNTYDIGTNSAEGHNWIMQGDDPEYTESSAGEYVRSYDTEEDVLGHQRSGFLWNAVQDAGKSARNYGEFLYNEGRASGSWQQYYCASQDVENGGDPAQLTSPELKGDYGSVIPSLNAITNPTSPPFDLSIPDLYRYQIWKQDFEKNGPADFNMLWLSDDHTGGPVSPRAEVAGGDLALGKVVQTISHSKYWKDSAIFVLEDDSQNGADHVDGHRAPIQVISPWATHGKTVSTYYSQISMVRTMEQILGAEPLNQKVAAATPMFDAFQSKPDDTPYTAKPNRIPLTENIATPPSCGLDTPKGGQAAEATPTPQRHVSQAAAWQKWASKQHLTGRHARPDFANPEQMNRYTWYETHHWMLPYPGDPKIYLPGEVPGAALPGSETE, from the coding sequence ATGCACGTCACGCGCCAACGCCGGCGCGTCTCGGAGGTCCGTCTCGGGCTCTTCGGTCGACGCACCACCCGCCGCGTCCGCATCCTCGCGGCCGGCACCGCCGCCTTCGCCCTGGCCGGCGGCGGAATCGCCTACGCCACCACGGGCGGCTTCGGTGACCACCAGGTCGGCAGCCAGTACGCCGACGGCCTGCAGATCTCGTCCGACCAGGTGGTGAAGCCACTGGGCGAGCGACTCATGACGCCGTACGGCAAGTTCATGGGTTCCACCGTCAGCCCCGACGGCCGGTTCCTGGCGGCCACGTCCACCGACCGCTCGGTGTCGCTGCAGGTCTTCGACCTGTCGAGCTACAAGCTCATCTGGCGCGGGGGCACCGCCTCGGGCGTCGACGCGCGGCTCTCCGACAACACCGTCGGCCAGGAGGGTCCCCTCTACTCGCCCGACGGCAACTTCCTCTGGATGCCCAACTCGACCGGCCTGACCCGGTTCCCGGTCAACGACGACGGGACTCTCGGCGCCGGCACCAAGGTGTCGATCCCGACCGTGGACGGCAAGCGGGCGCTGACCGCCGGCCTCGCGTACTCGCCCGACGGGTCGACGCTGTACGCCGCGGCCAACGGTCAGAACACGGTCGTCGCGATCGACCCGGCTGCCGGGACGATCGCGAAGACTTGGGACGTCGGCATCGCCCCGCGCCAGCTGAGGTTCGTCGGCACGAAGCTCTACGTCAGCGACGAGGGCGGCCGCAGGGCCCTTCCGGGTGACCAGACGCAGGGGTCCTACGGCACCGAGGTCCCCGCCGACCCGAAGCTCGGCACCTCGACGACCGGGGTGCTCAGCACCATCGACACCGCCGACACCTCCGCACCCGTCGGGCGCATCGAGGTGGGGCTGCACCCGACCTCGATGTACGCGAAGGACGGCGTCCTCTACGTCACCAACACCAACGACGACACGGTCTCGGTGGTCGACACGACCAGCGACCGGGTCGTCCAGACGATCGCCACCCAGCCGTGGCAGGGCTCGAAGGTGGGCTACGAGCCCGATGCCGTCACCGTCCACGACGGTCGCCTGCTCGTCAGCCTGGGTCGCGCCAACGCGATCGCGGTCTACAAGCTCGGCGAGAACGCGCTCGACCCGGTCAGCTACGTCGGGCTGGTCCCGACCGACTACTACCCGGAGGACGTCTTCGGGGTCGGTGACCAGCTGGTCGTGACCAACCGCCGCGGGATCGACGCCCGCGGCCCGCTCCTCACGTTCGACAAGGGGTACGGCACCGAGCCGGCGACCGGTCACGGCACCCACGGGACGACGGCCTCGCTCACCCGGTTCACCCTCCCGAGCGACAGCGAGATCAAGAGCACCTGGACCCGGACGGTCTTCGACCAGAACGGCTGGGGCCCGGCGGACACTGACACCAAGCACGCGAACGGCCAGCGCGCCAGCGCCGTCCCGGTGCCCCGGCGCATCGGCGACCCGTCGACGATCAAGCACGTGTTCATGGTGATCAAGGAGAACCGGACCTACGACCAGATCCACGGCGACATGCCCGAGGGCAACGGGGATGCGTCGCTGGCCCAGTTCGGTGAGCAGGTCACGCCGAACATCCACGCGCTGGCCCGCCAGTTCGGGCTCTACGACAACACCTACGACATAGGCACCAACTCCGCCGAGGGTCACAACTGGATCATGCAGGGCGACGACCCGGAGTACACCGAGTCGTCCGCGGGGGAGTACGTCCGCTCCTACGACACCGAGGAGGACGTGCTCGGCCACCAGCGTTCGGGCTTCCTCTGGAACGCCGTCCAGGACGCCGGCAAGAGCGCGAGGAACTACGGCGAGTTCCTCTACAACGAGGGCAGGGCGTCCGGCTCATGGCAGCAGTACTACTGCGCCAGCCAGGACGTCGAGAACGGCGGTGACCCCGCCCAGCTGACCTCCCCGGAGCTCAAGGGCGACTACGGCTCGGTGATCCCGTCGCTGAACGCGATCACCAACCCGACCTCCCCGCCGTTCGACCTCTCGATCCCGGACCTCTACCGCTACCAGATCTGGAAGCAGGACTTCGAGAAGAACGGGCCCGCGGACTTCAACATGCTGTGGCTGTCCGACGACCACACCGGTGGCCCGGTGTCCCCGCGCGCGGAGGTCGCCGGCGGTGACCTCGCGCTCGGCAAGGTCGTGCAGACGATCTCGCACAGCAAGTACTGGAAGGACTCCGCGATCTTCGTGCTCGAGGACGACAGCCAGAACGGCGCCGACCACGTGGACGGGCACCGCGCCCCGATCCAGGTGATCAGCCCGTGGGCCACGCACGGCAAGACCGTCTCGACCTACTACTCGCAGATCTCGATGGTGCGGACGATGGAGCAGATCCTCGGCGCCGAGCCGCTGAACCAGAAGGTCGCTGCGGCCACCCCGATGTTCGACGCGTTCCAGTCCAAGCCGGACGACACGCCGTACACGGCGAAGCCGAACCGCATCCCGCTGACCGAGAACATCGCGACCCCGCCGTCGTGCGGGCTCGACACGCCGAAGGGCGGGCAGGCGGCCGAGGCGACCCCCACCCCGCAGCGTCACGTCTCCCAGGCGGCGGCCTGGCAGAAGTGGGCGAGCAAGCAGCACCTGACCGGCAGGCACGCCCGGCCGGACTTCGCCAACCCTGAGCAGATGAACCGCTACACGTGGTACGAGACGCACCACTGGATGCTGCCCTACCCGGGGGACCCGAAGATCTACCTCCCCGGTGAGGTCCCGGGTGCGGCGCTGCCGGGCTCGGAGACCGAGTGA
- a CDS encoding ABC transporter permease: MSVDLAVRRDELRAAAPSPLTRGLRFELVKLLSLWRIRLLVALCWTAPAAFVAVVGRQSSLPTDTVFGRWMHASGWAGSLVVLGFACTWVLPLLTALVAGDVFAAEDRLGTWRQLLVAVRSPRRIFVAKALASLTVVVLAVVGLAVAATAGGLASAGDRPLVGLDGHLLTAGEAARTVLLAWLSVLAPTLAFAGVGLLGSVALGRSPMGLLAPAVLAFVLQLAQLLPLPAALRLALPSNAFLAWRGLVTAPPQLGPLLAGLAVSAAWAFLATALAYRLFVRRDFTDTTYDGSGRRVLTAGALPLAALLGLSVAVVAVATPVAGSGIDRAKLEDSLTTSFSHLYVLQTEELHRPAVSEAQLHATTRCDKGGDAVEDTGPGNDWRCVVTWTLPGATATGTALYQLDVTADGRYVADGDGPKEVNGSFRVRTPTGDAPNPLWQVDGNLDLLTSSSKG; the protein is encoded by the coding sequence ATGAGCGTGGACCTCGCCGTGCGGCGCGACGAGCTGCGGGCGGCGGCGCCCTCGCCGCTGACGCGCGGCCTGCGGTTCGAGCTGGTCAAGCTGCTCTCCCTGTGGCGGATCCGGCTGCTGGTCGCGCTGTGCTGGACCGCGCCGGCGGCGTTCGTCGCCGTGGTGGGCCGGCAGAGCTCGTTGCCCACGGACACCGTCTTCGGCCGCTGGATGCATGCCAGCGGGTGGGCCGGGTCGCTGGTCGTGCTCGGGTTCGCGTGCACCTGGGTGCTGCCGCTGCTGACGGCGCTGGTCGCCGGTGACGTCTTCGCCGCCGAGGACCGGCTGGGCACCTGGCGCCAGCTCCTCGTCGCGGTGCGCTCGCCGCGGCGGATCTTCGTGGCCAAGGCGCTCGCCAGCCTCACGGTGGTCGTGCTGGCCGTGGTCGGCCTCGCGGTGGCGGCCACCGCCGGCGGGCTCGCGTCCGCGGGCGACCGGCCGCTGGTCGGGCTGGACGGCCATCTCCTCACCGCGGGCGAGGCCGCCCGCACGGTGCTGCTCGCCTGGCTGAGCGTGCTGGCGCCCACGCTGGCCTTCGCGGGCGTCGGCCTGCTCGGCTCGGTGGCGCTGGGCCGCTCGCCCATGGGGCTGCTCGCCCCGGCAGTGCTGGCCTTCGTGCTCCAGCTGGCCCAGCTGCTGCCGCTGCCGGCGGCGCTGCGGCTGGCCCTGCCCAGCAACGCCTTCCTCGCCTGGCGCGGCCTGGTCACCGCGCCGCCGCAGCTCGGGCCGCTGTTGGCCGGGCTCGCGGTCAGCGCCGCCTGGGCGTTCCTGGCCACCGCGCTGGCCTACCGGCTCTTCGTCCGCCGCGACTTCACCGACACGACCTACGACGGGTCCGGCCGGCGCGTGCTGACGGCGGGCGCGCTGCCCCTCGCCGCCCTGCTGGGGCTCTCCGTGGCCGTGGTGGCGGTGGCCACGCCGGTCGCCGGCTCGGGCATCGACCGCGCCAAGCTGGAGGACTCGCTGACGACGTCGTTCTCGCACCTCTACGTGCTGCAGACCGAGGAGCTCCACCGGCCGGCGGTGAGCGAGGCCCAGCTCCACGCGACGACCCGCTGCGACAAGGGCGGGGACGCGGTCGAGGACACGGGGCCGGGCAACGACTGGCGCTGCGTCGTCACCTGGACGCTGCCGGGCGCGACCGCGACCGGCACCGCCCTCTACCAGCTCGACGTCACCGCAGACGGGCGGTACGTCGCCGACGGCGATGGACCGAAGGAGGTGAACGGTTCCTTCCGGGTGCGCACCCCCACGGGTGACGCCCCCAACCCCCTCTGGCAGGTCGACGGCAACCTCGACCTGCTCACCAGTTCCTCGAAGGGATGA
- a CDS encoding ABC transporter ATP-binding protein: protein MAESRAVRARGLTKCFGDVVALDGVDLDVPAGQVHGLVGPNGAGKTTLLGLLLGLAVADRGRLEILGTPVGRSLAVADRVAGFVDGPGLYPTLTARQNLAALASLRGGPGNRGTRAAGVDEVLEQVGLTDVADDRVGGFSLGMRQRLGLAAALLTRPRLLVLDEPANGLDPSGKRRVHDVLDGLAADGATVILSSHRMDDLAALCSEVTLLAGGRVVFSGPVEKLAGECGDLDHRLVVSDPAAARAVAGEVAGLRVLNGSELGHHIGASALVVRAPVPCVEELVVRLVGAGVAVREVAPTVSPLESAFLALTGEAR from the coding sequence ATGGCAGAAAGCCGCGCAGTTCGGGCGCGCGGGCTCACCAAGTGCTTCGGCGACGTCGTCGCCCTGGACGGGGTGGACCTGGACGTGCCCGCCGGACAGGTCCACGGGCTGGTCGGTCCCAACGGGGCTGGCAAGACCACACTCCTCGGCCTGCTCCTGGGGCTCGCGGTCGCCGATCGCGGCCGCCTGGAGATCCTCGGTACGCCGGTCGGGCGGAGCCTCGCCGTCGCCGACCGCGTCGCCGGGTTCGTGGACGGGCCCGGCCTCTACCCCACGCTGACCGCGCGGCAGAACCTGGCGGCGCTCGCCTCGCTGCGTGGTGGCCCCGGCAATCGCGGGACCCGGGCAGCCGGCGTCGACGAGGTCCTCGAGCAGGTCGGTCTCACCGACGTTGCCGACGACCGCGTCGGCGGCTTCTCCCTCGGCATGCGCCAGCGGCTCGGCCTGGCGGCCGCGCTGCTGACCCGGCCGCGGCTGCTGGTGCTCGACGAGCCCGCCAACGGCCTCGACCCCTCCGGCAAGCGCCGCGTCCACGACGTCCTCGACGGCCTGGCCGCGGACGGCGCCACGGTGATCCTCTCCAGCCACCGCATGGACGACCTGGCGGCACTGTGCTCGGAGGTCACCCTGCTGGCCGGGGGACGCGTCGTCTTCTCCGGCCCGGTCGAGAAGCTGGCCGGTGAGTGCGGGGACCTCGACCACCGGCTCGTCGTCTCCGACCCGGCTGCCGCTCGGGCGGTGGCCGGTGAGGTGGCCGGGCTGCGCGTGCTGAACGGATCGGAGCTCGGGCACCACATCGGGGCCTCGGCACTCGTGGTCCGGGCCCCGGTGCCCTGTGTCGAAGAGCTGGTCGTCCGGCTGGTCGGCGCCGGCGTGGCGGTGCGCGAGGTCGCGCCGACGGTCTCCCCGCTGGAGTCGGCGTTCCTGGCCCTGACCGGGGAGGCTCGATGA
- a CDS encoding class I SAM-dependent methyltransferase, with protein sequence MSAEEGTRWQRIARLTVGEDYARTYAERFRAMAGRGEDVHGEATFLTGLVAPPASVLDAGCGTGRITVRLAGLGYDVVGLDVDPAMLEVARDQAPDLAWHHADLASFDLGRRFDVVLLAGNIVPLLEPDTLSAVAERLAAHVAPGGRVVCGFGLDTDHLPAGCPVTPLRDLDAAMAAAGLGPLARWSGWDRAPFAEAIGYVVAEHGPMDR encoded by the coding sequence GTGAGCGCCGAGGAGGGCACCCGCTGGCAGCGGATCGCCCGCCTTACCGTCGGCGAGGACTACGCCCGGACCTACGCCGAGCGGTTCCGCGCGATGGCCGGCCGCGGCGAGGACGTGCACGGTGAGGCGACGTTCCTGACCGGGCTGGTCGCGCCGCCGGCATCGGTGCTGGACGCCGGTTGCGGCACCGGCCGGATCACCGTGCGGTTGGCCGGGCTCGGGTACGACGTGGTCGGGCTCGACGTCGACCCGGCGATGCTGGAGGTCGCCCGGGACCAGGCGCCCGACCTGGCCTGGCACCATGCCGACCTCGCGTCCTTCGACCTCGGCCGCCGCTTCGACGTGGTGCTGCTCGCCGGCAACATCGTGCCGCTGCTCGAGCCCGACACCCTGTCCGCCGTGGCGGAGCGGCTGGCCGCCCACGTGGCCCCCGGCGGGCGGGTGGTCTGCGGCTTCGGTCTCGACACCGACCACCTGCCGGCCGGCTGCCCGGTCACGCCGCTGCGGGACCTCGACGCCGCGATGGCGGCGGCCGGGCTGGGACCGCTGGCCCGTTGGTCGGGCTGGGACCGGGCCCCCTTCGCCGAGGCGATCGGTTATGTCGTCGCCGAGCACGGCCCAATGGACCGCTGA
- a CDS encoding Sir2 family NAD-dependent protein deacetylase, whose translation MRAGVLTGAGISAESGVSTFRDADGLWEAARCAV comes from the coding sequence ATGAGGGCCGGGGTCCTGACCGGCGCCGGCATCTCCGCCGAGAGCGGGGTGTCGACCTTCCGCGACGCCGACGGGCTGTGGGAAGCGGCTCGGTGCGCTGTATGA
- a CDS encoding SDR family oxidoreductase, with product MSDDARGVLVTGGSRGIGAAIARAFAERGDRVAVHYGSSADSAEAVRSSLPGDGHVTVGADLADPEEVRRVVDAAAERLGRLDVLVNNAGIFRAHPPLTTSYDDWQAAWSQTLATNLVGAANAAFCAIPHLRAAGGGAIVNVSSRGAFRGEPANPAYGASKAGLNAFGQSLALVLAPHGISVGTVAPGFVQTEMAREVLDGPGGDAVRAQSPFGRVARPEEVAAAVLWLASPEAKFSTGTIIDVNGASYLRS from the coding sequence GTGAGCGACGACGCACGCGGGGTGCTGGTGACCGGCGGCTCGCGCGGGATCGGCGCCGCGATCGCGCGCGCGTTCGCCGAGCGGGGCGACCGGGTCGCGGTCCACTACGGCAGCTCGGCCGACAGCGCCGAGGCGGTGCGCTCCTCGCTCCCCGGCGACGGCCACGTCACCGTCGGGGCCGACCTGGCCGACCCCGAGGAGGTACGCCGGGTCGTGGACGCTGCGGCCGAGCGGCTCGGCCGGCTCGACGTGCTGGTCAACAACGCCGGGATCTTCCGCGCGCACCCGCCCCTGACCACGTCGTACGACGACTGGCAGGCGGCCTGGTCGCAGACCTTGGCCACCAACCTGGTCGGCGCCGCGAACGCCGCCTTCTGCGCGATCCCGCACCTGCGCGCCGCCGGCGGCGGGGCGATCGTCAACGTGTCGAGCCGCGGCGCGTTCCGCGGCGAGCCGGCGAACCCGGCGTACGGCGCCTCGAAGGCCGGGCTGAACGCCTTCGGCCAGTCCCTGGCGCTGGTGCTCGCGCCGCACGGCATCTCGGTCGGGACCGTCGCGCCCGGCTTCGTGCAGACCGAGATGGCCCGCGAGGTGCTCGACGGGCCCGGCGGCGACGCGGTGCGCGCGCAGTCCCCGTTCGGGCGGGTGGCCCGACCCGAGGAGGTGGCCGCGGCGGTGCTGTGGCTGGCCTCGCCGGAGGCGAAGTTCTCCACCGGCACGATCATCGACGTCAACGGCGCCTCCTACCTGCGCAGCTGA
- a CDS encoding class I SAM-dependent methyltransferase: MTAPDEGTRWQRIARRTVGEDYARTYAERFRAMAGRGEDVHGEATFLAGLVEPPASVLDAGCGTGRIAVRLAERGFDVVGLDVDAAMLEVARDEAPDLDWRHADLASFDLGRRFDVVLLAGNIVPLLEPGTLPAVAERLAAHVAPGGRVVCGFGLDAAHLPAGCPVTPLADFEAAIRPAGLEPAARWSGWDRSSFEETGGYVVTEDRRSS; encoded by the coding sequence GTGACCGCCCCCGACGAGGGCACCCGCTGGCAGCGGATCGCCCGCCGCACCGTCGGCGAGGACTACGCCCGGACCTACGCCGAGCGGTTCCGCGCGATGGCCGGCCGCGGCGAGGACGTGCACGGTGAGGCGACGTTCCTGGCCGGGCTGGTCGAGCCGCCGGCGTCGGTTCTGGACGCCGGCTGCGGGACCGGCCGGATCGCCGTCCGGCTGGCCGAGCGCGGCTTCGACGTGGTCGGCCTCGACGTCGACGCGGCGATGCTGGAGGTCGCCCGGGACGAGGCGCCCGACCTGGACTGGCGCCACGCCGATCTCGCGTCCTTCGACCTCGGTCGCCGCTTCGATGTGGTGCTGCTCGCCGGCAACATCGTGCCGCTGCTCGAGCCCGGCACTCTGCCGGCGGTGGCGGAGCGGCTGGCCGCCCACGTGGCGCCGGGCGGCCGCGTGGTCTGCGGCTTCGGCCTCGACGCCGCCCATCTGCCGGCCGGTTGCCCGGTCACCCCGCTGGCCGACTTCGAGGCGGCCATCCGCCCCGCCGGGCTCGAGCCGGCGGCCCGCTGGTCGGGCTGGGACCGGAGCTCGTTCGAGGAGACAGGCGGTTACGTGGTGACCGAGGACAGGAGGAGCTCGTGA
- a CDS encoding 1,4-dihydroxy-2-naphthoyl-CoA synthase — MSAIDGVSETFDPDAWDAVPGFEDLTDLTYHRARAHGTVRVAFDRPDVLNAFRPHTVDELLRVLEHARTSADVGCVLLTGNGPAATHGKRAFCSGGDQRIRGRSGYQYESGTEGGVTDARTPADQARLGRLHILECQRLIRFMPKVVVCLVNGWAAGGGHSLHVVSDLTLASREHARFKQTDADVGSFDGGFGSAYLARQVGQKFAREIFFLGEEYSAEDAHRMGMVNKVVPHADLEREALEWGRRINGKSPTAQRMLKYSFNLIDDGLVGQQLFAGETTRLAYMTDEAVEGRDQFLEKREPDWSPFPWYY; from the coding sequence ATGAGCGCCATCGACGGAGTGTCGGAGACCTTCGACCCCGACGCCTGGGACGCCGTCCCCGGCTTCGAGGACCTGACCGACCTGACCTACCACCGCGCGAGGGCGCACGGCACGGTCCGCGTCGCGTTCGACCGGCCCGACGTGCTCAACGCGTTCCGGCCGCACACCGTCGACGAGCTGCTCCGCGTGCTCGAGCACGCCCGGACCTCCGCCGACGTCGGCTGCGTGCTGCTCACCGGCAACGGGCCCGCCGCCACGCACGGCAAGCGGGCGTTCTGCTCCGGCGGCGACCAGCGGATCCGCGGTCGGTCGGGCTACCAGTACGAGTCGGGCACCGAGGGCGGCGTCACCGACGCCCGCACCCCGGCCGACCAGGCCCGCCTCGGCCGGCTGCACATCCTGGAGTGCCAGCGACTGATCCGGTTCATGCCGAAGGTCGTCGTCTGCCTGGTCAACGGCTGGGCGGCCGGCGGCGGGCACAGCCTGCACGTGGTCAGCGACCTGACCCTGGCCAGCCGCGAGCACGCGCGCTTCAAGCAGACCGACGCCGACGTCGGCTCCTTCGACGGCGGCTTCGGCTCGGCGTACCTCGCCCGCCAGGTCGGGCAGAAGTTCGCCCGGGAGATCTTCTTCCTCGGCGAGGAGTACTCCGCCGAGGACGCCCACCGGATGGGCATGGTCAACAAGGTGGTCCCGCACGCCGACCTCGAGCGCGAGGCGCTGGAGTGGGGCCGGAGGATCAACGGCAAGTCGCCGACCGCCCAGCGGATGCTCAAGTACTCCTTCAACCTGATCGACGACGGGCTGGTCGGGCAGCAGCTCTTCGCCGGCGAGACCACCCGACTGGCGTACATGACCGACGAGGCGGTCGAGGGCCGCGACCAGTTCCTGGAGAAGCGGGAGCCGGACTGGTCGCCGTTCCCCTGGTACTACTGA
- a CDS encoding nitroreductase family deazaflavin-dependent oxidoreductase: protein MTLTGEYVPSPQQWVRDQVEEFEASEGRRANILRGNPDWPIVVITSRGARSGKLRKNPVMRVEKDGVYAAVASKGGAPDHPTWYHNFLARPEVDLQDGPEKHTYSVRVAEGEERAEWWERAVAQFAPYAEYQQKTDREIPLFLLERID, encoded by the coding sequence ATGACGCTGACCGGAGAGTATGTGCCGAGCCCGCAGCAGTGGGTCCGTGACCAGGTCGAGGAGTTCGAGGCCTCGGAGGGCCGGCGGGCCAACATCCTGCGGGGCAACCCCGACTGGCCGATCGTCGTGATCACCTCCCGCGGCGCCAGGTCGGGTAAGCTGCGCAAGAACCCGGTGATGCGGGTGGAGAAGGACGGCGTCTACGCCGCGGTCGCCTCCAAGGGCGGCGCTCCGGACCACCCGACCTGGTACCACAACTTCCTGGCCCGCCCCGAGGTCGACCTCCAGGACGGCCCGGAGAAGCACACGTACTCGGTGCGCGTCGCCGAGGGCGAGGAGCGCGCCGAGTGGTGGGAGCGCGCCGTCGCCCAGTTCGCGCCGTACGCGGAGTACCAGCAGAAGACCGACCGGGAGATCCCGCTCTTCCTCCTCGAGCGGATCGACTGA
- a CDS encoding ACT domain-containing protein, which yields MPFLLRVELPDVPGSLGRVASAIGEAGGDIEAIEIVEKRHDDGVAVDDVLLEVAPGTMPDSIVSACTALDGVQVVWISRYAAGGNLILDLEAVEELTADPAGALDKLIDLLPVTFRAEWAARVHDQDGVVHATNGAPPDLAFTSIGKATRVPTDDDNVHVGARLNKHEIVLIGRRGGPEFLDSELARLGHLVALAMSIARAG from the coding sequence ATGCCGTTCCTGCTGCGCGTGGAGCTGCCCGACGTGCCCGGTTCGCTGGGCCGCGTGGCGAGCGCCATCGGTGAGGCGGGTGGCGACATCGAGGCCATCGAGATCGTCGAGAAGCGCCACGACGACGGCGTCGCGGTCGACGACGTGCTGCTCGAGGTCGCGCCGGGCACCATGCCCGACTCGATCGTCTCGGCGTGTACCGCGCTCGACGGCGTGCAAGTGGTCTGGATCAGCCGGTACGCCGCCGGCGGCAACCTGATCCTCGACCTGGAGGCCGTCGAGGAGCTGACCGCCGACCCGGCCGGCGCGCTGGACAAGCTGATCGACCTGCTGCCGGTCACGTTCCGCGCCGAGTGGGCCGCCCGCGTCCACGACCAGGACGGCGTCGTGCACGCCACCAACGGGGCGCCGCCCGACCTGGCGTTCACCTCGATCGGCAAGGCCACCCGGGTCCCGACCGACGACGACAACGTGCACGTCGGCGCCCGGCTGAACAAGCACGAGATCGTGCTGATCGGCCGCCGGGGCGGCCCGGAGTTCCTCGACTCCGAGCTCGCGCGGCTCGGCCACCTGGTCGCGCTGGCGATGTCGATCGCCCGGGCCGGCTGA